In Paenibacillus sp. FSL R7-0345, a single window of DNA contains:
- the rluF gene encoding 23S rRNA pseudouridine(2604) synthase RluF gives MRINKYISETGYCSRREADKLVESGRVTINGEPAVLGSQAEAGDVVLIDGKVLETGSQIVYIALNKPVGITSTTEAHIQGNIVDFVGHQERIFPIGRLDKDSEGLILLTNDGDIVNKILRAEGKHEKEYIVTVDRPVTSSFLAGMSSGVKILGGKTLPCEVTRISEREFRIVLTEGKNRQIRRMCSAFGYEVRSLRRIRIMNIRLGALKTGQWRDLTVQEKQELGAMLSYELQ, from the coding sequence ATGAGAATTAATAAATACATCAGTGAGACAGGCTACTGTTCACGCCGTGAAGCAGACAAGCTGGTGGAGAGCGGCAGAGTAACCATCAACGGAGAGCCTGCTGTACTGGGCAGTCAAGCCGAGGCAGGCGATGTAGTGTTAATTGATGGAAAGGTGCTTGAAACGGGCAGTCAGATCGTTTATATCGCCCTGAATAAACCGGTCGGCATTACCTCTACCACAGAAGCTCATATTCAGGGTAATATCGTTGATTTTGTCGGACATCAAGAGCGTATATTTCCAATCGGCCGGCTCGATAAGGACTCCGAAGGATTAATCCTGCTGACGAATGACGGCGATATCGTTAATAAAATACTGCGGGCAGAAGGCAAGCATGAGAAGGAATATATAGTTACCGTAGACAGGCCAGTTACCTCATCCTTCCTCGCAGGCATGTCGAGCGGAGTGAAAATCCTTGGCGGCAAGACGCTTCCCTGTGAAGTAACACGGATATCAGAGCGCGAATTCCGCATTGTCCTGACTGAAGGCAAGAATAGGCAGATCCGGCGGATGTGCAGCGCCTTTGGCTACGAGGTTAGAAGTCTGCGGCGCATACGGATTATGAATATCCGCCTCGGTGCCCTGAAGACCGGGCAATGGCGCGATTTAACCGTACAGGAAAAGCAGGAGCTGGGAGCCATGCTCAGCTATGAGCTGCAATAG
- a CDS encoding DNA-3-methyladenine glycosylase: MNLKDNEPNEPRLVSPELYSLPALQAAPLLLGQHLVRRTEDGEIRCRIVETESYGGAEDKGSHAFGGRRTARTDVMFRQGGTIYIYLIYGMYHCLNVVTAGEGDPHAVLIRAVEPLTSGDANLMRSYRGTAGRKPAGLSGGPGKLCRALQIDKSLNGLRLDAGDSPLRLEQGEQPETLDIVQAPRINIPYAEEYAQLPWRFYIRNNPYVSVKDKLELPFILS; this comes from the coding sequence ATGAACCTTAAAGATAACGAACCGAATGAGCCAAGGCTTGTTTCGCCTGAGCTGTACAGCCTTCCGGCTCTGCAGGCCGCGCCGCTTCTTCTGGGCCAGCATCTGGTCCGGCGCACGGAGGACGGGGAGATCCGCTGTCGCATTGTAGAAACAGAAAGCTACGGAGGCGCAGAGGATAAGGGCAGCCATGCCTTCGGCGGCCGCCGTACTGCCCGCACCGATGTGATGTTCCGCCAGGGCGGAACCATCTACATCTATTTGATTTACGGCATGTACCACTGCCTTAATGTCGTTACTGCCGGGGAAGGTGATCCGCATGCCGTACTCATCCGCGCTGTAGAGCCGCTGACTTCCGGCGATGCGAATCTGATGCGCAGCTACCGCGGTACTGCCGGCCGCAAGCCGGCCGGACTCTCAGGCGGTCCCGGCAAGCTGTGCCGGGCGCTGCAGATCGACAAGAGCCTGAACGGGCTCCGGCTCGATGCCGGGGACAGCCCGCTGCGGCTCGAACAGGGGGAACAGCCTGAAACCCTGGATATCGTTCAGGCTCCGCGCATCAATATTCCGTATGCCGAAGAATATGCACAGCTTCCATGGCGCTTCTATATCCGGAACAATCCTTACGTTTCGGTCAAGGACAAGCTGGAACTGCCCTTCATCCTGAGCTGA
- a CDS encoding C40 family peptidase: MLTIGAGSAFADSKMDKVIDKAIGTKYVSGGVSTNGFDCSGFTMYVFDKIGINLPHQSGSQYQMGTAISRDNLREGDLVFFNTSGRGVSHVGIYVGEGKFAHASSSKGVTISSLSDSYYVNRYVGAKRIMSTDAYHAVATDAEDNDDVQ; this comes from the coding sequence ATGCTTACCATCGGGGCAGGAAGCGCTTTCGCTGATTCCAAGATGGATAAAGTCATCGATAAGGCCATCGGTACCAAGTACGTATCCGGCGGAGTATCGACTAATGGTTTTGACTGCTCCGGTTTCACCATGTACGTATTTGATAAGATCGGCATTAACCTGCCGCATCAATCCGGCTCCCAATACCAGATGGGTACTGCTATCTCCCGTGATAATCTGCGGGAAGGCGATCTTGTATTCTTTAATACAAGCGGCCGCGGTGTATCCCATGTCGGCATTTATGTCGGAGAAGGCAAATTCGCACATGCTTCAAGCTCAAAGGGCGTAACTATCAGCTCGCTGAGTGACAGCTACTACGTCAACCGCTACGTTGGCGCCAAACGGATCATGAGCACAGATGCTTACCATGCAGTTGCTACTGATGCTGAAGACAACGATGATGTTCAATAA
- a CDS encoding YwhD family protein: protein MDNVQPEGKKQIALNIVNAKSKHKGFGAGSIDLNNVSPVIIDGGEAVIDIGAMHAKSKVEKGIKFSMNRDEVPDGRQVWVVWVAVDRTPEGQLYGGITACEMWIDTGARRGWKILADHVNKLDAALKRKIILDGLGAVEKAALKSLLVSHNADWWAASSDELKNALSE, encoded by the coding sequence GTGGATAACGTACAACCAGAGGGCAAAAAGCAGATTGCTTTGAATATTGTAAACGCAAAAAGCAAGCATAAGGGCTTTGGAGCCGGCTCCATTGATCTTAACAATGTATCGCCGGTGATTATTGACGGCGGTGAAGCCGTTATCGACATCGGGGCCATGCATGCCAAGAGTAAGGTAGAGAAGGGCATCAAATTTTCGATGAACCGTGACGAGGTGCCGGATGGAAGACAGGTCTGGGTAGTCTGGGTCGCAGTGGACCGTACGCCCGAAGGGCAGCTTTACGGCGGGATAACGGCTTGTGAAATGTGGATTGATACCGGAGCACGGCGGGGCTGGAAGATTCTTGCCGATCATGTGAACAAGCTGGATGCAGCCTTGAAGCGCAAAATCATTCTCGACGGGCTGGGAGCAGTGGAGAAGGCGGCGCTGAAATCGCTGCTGGTATCCCATAATGCCGACTGGTGGGCGGCCAGCTCCGATGAGCTGAAGAATGCGCTTAGTGAATAA
- a CDS encoding cytochrome c, which translates to MQKWIMSGLFFAACAFAVVLLFTLPGKEEVAEENKPTMPQVTLDAASAEAVVKANCISCHGDQLQGGVGPSLQHEGSERDAEGIYSIVTKGRGQMPPFKDKLAPEEIANVALWLAEKK; encoded by the coding sequence ATGCAGAAATGGATCATGAGCGGTTTGTTTTTTGCCGCCTGTGCCTTTGCGGTAGTACTCTTGTTCACACTGCCCGGCAAAGAGGAAGTTGCGGAAGAGAATAAGCCTACAATGCCTCAAGTTACTCTGGATGCCGCAAGTGCAGAAGCCGTTGTCAAAGCCAATTGCATTTCCTGCCATGGTGATCAGCTTCAGGGCGGTGTAGGCCCAAGTCTGCAGCATGAAGGCAGCGAGCGGGACGCCGAGGGTATCTACAGCATCGTCACTAAGGGACGCGGGCAAATGCCGCCCTTTAAGGATAAGCTGGCCCCTGAGGAGATTGCCAACGTTGCGTTATGGCTTGCAGAGAAAAAGTAA
- the motA gene encoding flagellar motor stator protein MotA, translated as MELSTILGLVFGLVAFIGGMILKHAPLTSLNNPAAYVIILLGTVASVFVAFPMAELKTIPKLFKLLFIQQKMVKKSDLITTFMEWASITRREGLLALESKVDEIEDDFLRNGMRMIIDGNDQEFVRDVLMEDIHATEDRHKAGALIFSQAGMYAPTLGVLGAVVGLIAALADMSDMDVLAHAIAGAFIATLLGIFTGYVMWHPMANKLKRISKKEIQLRLMMVEGLLSIQSGVSTIAINQKLSVFLTPTERAKLNKEAGSSEQKD; from the coding sequence ATGGAACTTTCAACAATACTTGGTTTAGTCTTTGGTCTGGTTGCGTTTATCGGGGGTATGATCCTGAAGCACGCCCCGCTTACAAGCTTAAATAACCCGGCGGCATATGTCATTATTCTCCTTGGTACGGTAGCCTCAGTCTTTGTGGCCTTCCCGATGGCAGAGCTCAAGACGATCCCTAAGCTGTTCAAGCTTCTCTTCATTCAGCAAAAAATGGTGAAGAAGTCGGATCTTATTACCACTTTCATGGAATGGGCGTCTATTACCCGCCGAGAAGGATTGCTGGCGCTGGAATCGAAGGTCGATGAAATCGAAGACGATTTCCTGAGAAACGGGATGCGGATGATTATCGACGGTAACGACCAGGAGTTCGTCAGGGACGTATTAATGGAAGATATTCACGCCACTGAAGATAGACATAAAGCCGGCGCATTGATCTTCTCCCAGGCAGGGATGTATGCCCCTACGCTGGGGGTACTCGGAGCCGTTGTCGGACTGATCGCCGCCCTTGCCGATATGAGTGACATGGATGTACTCGCCCACGCGATTGCAGGAGCTTTTATTGCTACGCTGCTCGGTATTTTTACCGGATATGTAATGTGGCACCCGATGGCCAACAAGCTTAAACGTATCTCTAAAAAAGAAATTCAGCTCAGGCTGATGATGGTTGAAGGGCTGCTCTCTATCCAGTCAGGGGTTTCGACTATTGCAATCAACCAGAAGCTGTCTGTCTTCCTTACCCCAACAGAACGCGCCAAGCTAAATAAGGAGGCCGGTTCGAGTGAGCAAAAAGACTAG
- a CDS encoding M1 family aminopeptidase: MKPLSLRFMIISAALAALILLGGSLWLLSGHSPAAQTAAAPKEAKSPAAVSQAKAVQPVLPESKPLPVSEALSERITEYHIDVQLDADSGTLQAAETVTWTHPGQKPVQELYFHLYPNAFASEKTTFMKESGGELRGDSMPEDGFGSMTITDLRTTEGISLMQRMQYVQPDDGNVNDKTLVKVHLPQPVNGGESVTLKIQFEVKLPKIFARMGTAGNFVMAGQWFPKLSVYEPKGTRAVKEEGWDLHQYHGTSEFYSDFGIYNVTISVPSNYIVGATGFPVKSAQIKQDRKIYKFYADDVHDFAWTASPDFVVAEEAFSAPNVPGVRIKLYLDPLHKDLQERYFQAAKAALTAFSKWYGPYPYSTLSIVVPPKEGNGAGGMEYPTLVTAFGAAESSPGMSLERTVIHEIGHQYFYGMVASNEFEEAWLDESFTSYAEDRLMEQEYGVSSNNTLQASLVTVPQPLNLETWKYAAADGYTRNVYIRGKLVLKDIEQQVGTKTMDAIMLSYARKYRFKHPSTADFQKVVEKVTKQSWQTYFDQYVYSGGAPDFSVDRITTSTAKNSPDGGEARYEATVEVSNKGSSYANVPVKFTFTDGYTVQQFWNGEQKTTAFQLSYKAPLASVDIDPGHSILLEAKHLNNFMLAELAPKTLSRWTLSVTKLLETLLGTLVW; this comes from the coding sequence ATGAAGCCACTATCATTAAGGTTCATGATCATCTCTGCGGCCCTGGCCGCCCTCATCCTGCTGGGAGGCTCCCTCTGGCTCCTGAGCGGGCACAGCCCTGCCGCCCAGACAGCCGCTGCTCCAAAAGAGGCCAAGTCCCCCGCTGCCGTGTCCCAGGCCAAAGCAGTGCAGCCTGTTCTTCCCGAGAGCAAGCCGCTTCCGGTCTCAGAAGCCTTAAGCGAGCGGATAACCGAGTACCATATCGATGTGCAGCTGGATGCAGATTCCGGGACGCTGCAGGCCGCTGAAACGGTCACCTGGACTCATCCCGGCCAAAAACCGGTACAGGAGCTTTATTTTCATCTCTACCCCAATGCCTTCGCTTCTGAAAAGACAACATTTATGAAGGAATCCGGCGGTGAGCTGCGCGGTGATTCGATGCCGGAGGACGGTTTCGGCAGCATGACAATCACTGACCTCCGGACTACTGAAGGGATCTCCCTTATGCAGCGCATGCAGTATGTGCAGCCCGATGACGGCAATGTCAATGACAAGACGCTTGTAAAGGTGCATCTGCCCCAGCCGGTAAACGGCGGAGAAAGTGTAACACTTAAAATCCAGTTTGAGGTCAAGCTGCCCAAAATATTCGCCCGTATGGGGACTGCCGGAAATTTTGTAATGGCCGGCCAGTGGTTTCCCAAACTCAGCGTATACGAGCCTAAAGGGACGAGAGCCGTCAAAGAGGAAGGCTGGGACCTTCACCAATACCATGGTACTTCAGAATTTTACAGTGACTTCGGCATTTATAATGTAACCATCTCTGTCCCTTCCAACTACATCGTAGGTGCTACCGGTTTTCCGGTCAAAAGCGCCCAGATCAAGCAGGACCGGAAGATCTACAAGTTCTACGCTGATGATGTGCACGACTTCGCCTGGACCGCATCTCCCGATTTTGTCGTAGCCGAGGAAGCCTTCTCAGCCCCGAATGTCCCCGGTGTACGGATCAAGCTGTACCTGGACCCGCTGCACAAGGATCTGCAGGAGCGTTATTTCCAGGCCGCCAAGGCTGCTCTGACTGCGTTCAGCAAATGGTATGGCCCCTATCCTTACTCCACCCTGTCAATTGTGGTTCCGCCCAAGGAAGGGAACGGCGCAGGCGGAATGGAGTACCCGACGCTGGTTACCGCCTTCGGTGCAGCTGAAAGCTCGCCGGGCATGTCACTTGAGCGTACAGTCATTCATGAGATTGGCCATCAGTATTTCTACGGCATGGTGGCCAGTAACGAATTTGAAGAGGCCTGGCTGGATGAAAGCTTTACCTCTTACGCCGAAGACCGCCTGATGGAGCAGGAGTATGGGGTCAGCTCCAACAATACGCTGCAGGCCAGCCTGGTTACGGTCCCTCAGCCGCTAAATCTGGAGACCTGGAAATATGCTGCTGCTGACGGCTACACACGCAATGTATATATCCGCGGCAAGCTGGTACTCAAGGATATCGAGCAGCAGGTCGGCACCAAAACCATGGATGCCATCATGCTGTCCTATGCCCGTAAATACAGGTTCAAACATCCGTCTACGGCTGATTTTCAAAAAGTTGTCGAAAAAGTAACCAAGCAGTCATGGCAGACTTACTTTGACCAGTATGTATACAGCGGCGGAGCACCCGATTTTTCCGTAGACCGCATTACCACCAGCACTGCCAAAAACAGTCCGGACGGCGGAGAAGCCCGCTATGAGGCTACGGTGGAGGTTAGCAATAAGGGCAGCAGCTATGCCAATGTTCCGGTCAAATTCACCTTCACCGACGGGTACACGGTACAGCAATTCTGGAACGGAGAGCAGAAAACGACTGCTTTTCAGCTATCCTACAAAGCCCCTCTGGCCTCTGTTGACATTGATCCCGGACACTCCATTCTCCTGGAGGCTAAGCATCTTAATAATTTCATGCTGGCCGAGCTTGCGCCGAAGACGCTCTCGCGCTGGACGCTAAGTGTAACCAAACTGCTTGAAACTCTGCTCGGAACTCTAGTCTGGTGA
- a CDS encoding AbrB/MazE/SpoVT family DNA-binding domain-containing protein encodes MKDTGMIRSLDSLGRIVVPVEIRMTRNIDIGDPIEFFILNDEIIVLRKYTSTECTFCRSLDHVTYYKDQFICNTCLKELGNPARIPEEAEPVQEAAADSPDSARSGRRTKTEEMSQRLEKAIADHPYANQKELAEVLGISQARVSQLKRKISNSGK; translated from the coding sequence ATGAAGGATACAGGCATGATCCGGAGTTTAGACAGTCTTGGCAGAATTGTGGTTCCTGTAGAAATCCGCATGACACGCAATATCGACATTGGCGATCCCATCGAGTTTTTTATTCTGAATGATGAGATTATTGTACTCCGGAAATACACTTCAACTGAATGTACTTTCTGCCGGAGCCTTGACCACGTGACTTACTATAAGGATCAGTTTATTTGCAATACCTGCCTCAAGGAGCTTGGTAATCCTGCCCGTATTCCGGAAGAAGCCGAGCCTGTCCAGGAAGCTGCAGCGGATAGCCCTGACTCTGCCCGCAGCGGCCGCCGGACCAAGACCGAGGAGATGAGCCAGCGCCTGGAGAAGGCTATAGCCGATCATCCCTATGCCAACCAGAAGGAGCTTGCAGAGGTGCTTGGCATCAGCCAGGCCAGAGTAAGCCAGCTTAAGCGGAAAATTAGTAACTCCGGCAAATAA
- a CDS encoding GNAT family N-acetyltransferase, producing the protein MSSSPVTFQVVPMETSHAEDICRWEYKPPYNIYGWLPWEQMQALGIEFGDPVLRREQYISVVDGQGGLCGFAQLFPMEGVVRLGIGMRPDLCGHGMGHLFMDSIVQAALDRYPDREIDLEVLTWNQRAIRTYQKCGFTITDTYERRTPTGDKPFYCMVYNK; encoded by the coding sequence ATGAGCAGTTCCCCTGTTACTTTTCAAGTTGTACCAATGGAGACCAGTCACGCTGAGGATATTTGCAGATGGGAATACAAGCCGCCCTATAACATATACGGATGGCTGCCCTGGGAGCAGATGCAGGCGCTGGGCATTGAGTTCGGAGATCCTGTACTGCGCAGGGAACAGTATATATCTGTCGTAGACGGCCAAGGCGGCTTATGCGGGTTTGCGCAGCTCTTTCCGATGGAAGGCGTTGTCCGGCTCGGAATCGGCATGCGCCCTGATCTATGCGGTCACGGAATGGGTCATTTATTTATGGACTCCATCGTTCAGGCTGCCCTGGACAGATACCCGGACCGGGAGATTGATCTGGAGGTGCTGACCTGGAATCAGAGGGCCATCCGGACATACCAGAAATGCGGTTTTACGATTACCGATACGTATGAGCGCCGGACTCCAACCGGGGATAAGCCATTTTATTGCATGGTGTATAATAAATAA
- a CDS encoding 4a-hydroxytetrahydrobiopterin dehydratase — protein MQLSVEELHEQIGKLEGWKLDQEALVRKYMFSEYMKGIAFVDEVATISEAFDHHPHITIDYKTVTLRLSAKEESGLAALDIRQANEFNEAFDKAR, from the coding sequence TTGCAATTATCAGTGGAAGAGCTGCATGAGCAGATAGGTAAGCTGGAGGGCTGGAAGCTGGATCAGGAGGCTCTGGTTCGCAAGTACATGTTTAGCGAGTATATGAAAGGCATTGCTTTTGTGGATGAGGTAGCCACTATATCCGAGGCCTTTGATCATCATCCGCATATAACCATTGACTACAAAACCGTCACCCTGCGCTTATCGGCAAAAGAAGAGAGCGGCCTCGCGGCGCTGGATATCCGCCAGGCTAATGAATTCAATGAAGCCTTTGACAAAGCGCGATAG
- the motB gene encoding flagellar motor protein MotB: MSKKTRHEEHEEHADESWLLPYSDLMTLLVALFLVMYAMSATDAKKFEQMSQAFSTALNGGTGILDQRSASPTESQLDQGKNDKMDNVVAPNTGESEIAKLRKQEQEDLEKLKKQFDQYIEKNGLTDLLSTKLNQSQLMITISDNALFASGEAEVKDESRQLAKSISYMLQQFPDYNVLVQGHTDNIPISNSSYSSNWDLSVDRALHFMKILLLNPNLDPVKFSPIGYGEYHPIASNSTAAGRAQNRRVEVSILRKYTDSAETTTVAPATK; encoded by the coding sequence GTGAGCAAAAAGACTAGGCATGAGGAACACGAGGAACATGCCGACGAATCCTGGCTGTTGCCTTATTCCGATCTGATGACCCTGCTGGTTGCCCTGTTCCTTGTTATGTATGCAATGAGCGCTACGGATGCCAAAAAGTTTGAGCAGATGAGCCAAGCTTTCAGTACCGCATTGAACGGCGGTACAGGTATCCTCGACCAGCGGTCCGCCAGTCCTACCGAGTCACAGCTGGATCAGGGAAAAAACGACAAAATGGATAATGTGGTTGCCCCTAATACAGGCGAATCCGAAATTGCCAAGCTGCGCAAGCAGGAGCAGGAGGACCTTGAGAAGCTAAAGAAGCAGTTTGACCAGTATATTGAGAAGAACGGGCTTACCGATCTGCTCAGTACCAAGCTGAACCAGTCCCAGCTGATGATTACAATCAGTGATAACGCCTTATTCGCCTCAGGTGAGGCTGAGGTTAAGGATGAATCGCGCCAGCTGGCCAAATCGATCTCGTATATGCTGCAGCAGTTCCCGGATTATAATGTTCTGGTACAGGGCCATACGGATAACATCCCTATTTCCAACAGCAGTTATTCGTCCAACTGGGATCTTAGCGTAGACCGGGCCCTTCATTTCATGAAGATTCTGCTGCTGAACCCGAATCTCGATCCGGTTAAGTTCAGTCCGATCGGCTACGGGGAATATCACCCGATCGCCTCCAACTCAACGGCTGCCGGACGGGCACAGAACCGCCGTGTAGAAGTCTCTATTCTTCGGAAATATACAGATTCAGCCGAGACTACAACCGTTGCTCCGGCGACCAAATAA
- a CDS encoding C40 family peptidase, which translates to MVFTMGAGSVSADSKMDTVIAKTIGVSYKTGGTSTAGFDCSGFTKYVFKSIGLTLPRTSKAQYSVGTAVSKSNLRAGDLVFFNTLGSGVSHVGIYVGQGKFAQSSSSKGVIISSLSQAYWANRYVGAKRVMSTTAYQAVAYD; encoded by the coding sequence ATGGTGTTCACTATGGGGGCCGGAAGTGTCTCTGCTGACTCCAAAATGGATACCGTTATCGCTAAAACCATCGGAGTATCTTATAAAACCGGAGGAACAAGCACTGCCGGATTCGACTGCTCCGGATTTACAAAGTACGTATTCAAGAGCATCGGTCTTACTCTGCCCCGTACCTCCAAAGCACAGTACAGTGTAGGAACAGCTGTTTCCAAAAGCAATCTGCGTGCCGGCGATCTCGTATTCTTCAATACGCTGGGCAGCGGCGTCTCACATGTCGGTATTTACGTCGGTCAAGGAAAATTTGCACAGTCCTCCAGCTCAAAGGGTGTAATCATCAGTTCGCTTAGTCAGGCTTACTGGGCCAACCGCTACGTTGGCGCCAAACGCGTAATGAGCACAACAGCTTACCAGGCTGTCGCTTACGATTGA
- a CDS encoding ATP-binding protein: MSIKIKLSAIIFGSVLLILGLNLTLNLYAARNNLLTESKNNMKTTAMQIAVSVEQSNYSSNYVQQQMAYNLRLAAILAAEELDKDISNVSNSQLRRLADKLNMSNISLLVQTEDDIIVAKSSDPAELGLSTKGMGFWYVAFLELFAGQKVSVKQGQTLENFWSGPFEYSTSNPNYIEKWGYYRDPARNYIIDPYIRSTEVSDYVRIMEPEEIVQRSKEINSGLLEITGMNPKTFGSDTMQPDGTDSVNHKLRNRPVRFGTYIFGNVDEDKAAMMTALRKEAPVTIDTSALGKRVLKSFIPITQPGTDDYVITVVMDYAVISSVINEELAGDITTSMLLLLVFFIASYVLSGIVTRPIKDILRKVNDVAKGNFATPLNVTSRDELGQLASRINVMTDRMYQHTNQLGRALEENRAVKEHLESVINGTSDAIHTVDMEGKITSTNKAFEELYGWNADDAQIKLPYLIPATVQKQEEIRLQELQEGATLPPVETLRLKRDGALVEVSVSTSMIRDEEGRPQAFVHVSRDMTERNRIEELLRRSEKLTTVGQLAAGVAHEIRNPLTTLRGFLQLQKEKGVLIPLHIDLMLSELDRINLIVSEFLILAKPQAVHFQEKDVRYILNDVISLLDSQAHLFGIEFECRLSELPAKVHCEENQLKQVFINIVKNAIEAMPGGGTISVSQRIEAKSVIIVISDEGEGIPEEMLPKLGEPFFTNKETGTGLGLMVSQRIIQAHKGSMEIRSEYGCGAEITIVLPVM, from the coding sequence ATAACCTGCGGCTGGCTGCAATTCTGGCTGCAGAGGAGCTTGACAAGGATATTAGCAATGTGAGCAACTCCCAGCTGAGACGCCTGGCGGACAAGCTGAATATGTCTAATATTTCGCTACTTGTCCAGACTGAAGATGATATTATAGTAGCTAAATCCTCAGATCCTGCCGAGCTCGGGCTCTCTACCAAGGGTATGGGTTTTTGGTATGTGGCTTTTCTTGAACTGTTTGCCGGACAGAAGGTTTCGGTTAAGCAGGGTCAGACGCTGGAGAATTTCTGGTCAGGCCCCTTTGAATATTCCACCTCTAATCCTAATTACATTGAGAAGTGGGGTTATTACCGGGATCCGGCAAGAAATTATATTATAGATCCGTATATCCGCAGCACAGAAGTCAGTGACTATGTGAGAATTATGGAGCCGGAAGAGATTGTACAGCGCTCCAAGGAGATTAATTCCGGGCTGCTGGAGATTACAGGGATGAACCCCAAGACGTTTGGTTCAGATACGATGCAGCCCGATGGTACAGACAGCGTTAATCATAAGCTGCGCAATCGCCCGGTTCGTTTTGGAACCTACATTTTCGGAAATGTTGACGAGGATAAAGCGGCGATGATGACTGCACTGAGGAAGGAAGCCCCGGTTACAATCGATACATCAGCTTTGGGCAAAAGAGTGCTAAAAAGCTTCATTCCGATCACTCAGCCCGGAACCGATGATTATGTCATTACTGTCGTCATGGATTATGCGGTAATCTCCTCTGTCATCAATGAGGAGCTGGCCGGTGATATTACAACATCAATGCTGCTGCTGCTTGTTTTTTTCATAGCCAGCTATGTATTATCCGGCATTGTTACAAGGCCGATCAAGGATATCCTGCGCAAGGTCAATGATGTGGCCAAGGGTAATTTTGCGACTCCGCTAAATGTAACGAGCCGCGATGAGCTGGGCCAGCTGGCCAGCCGGATCAATGTGATGACTGACCGTATGTATCAGCATACCAATCAGCTGGGGCGGGCGCTCGAGGAGAACCGGGCTGTGAAGGAACACCTGGAGTCCGTAATTAACGGAACCTCGGATGCAATTCATACAGTAGATATGGAAGGGAAGATCACCAGCACGAACAAGGCCTTTGAGGAGCTGTACGGCTGGAATGCTGACGATGCCCAGATAAAGCTGCCTTATCTCATACCGGCAACTGTACAGAAGCAGGAGGAGATAAGACTGCAGGAGCTGCAGGAAGGGGCAACTCTGCCGCCTGTGGAGACGCTCAGGCTGAAGCGTGACGGAGCTTTGGTTGAAGTCAGTGTTAGCACATCCATGATCCGGGATGAAGAGGGCCGTCCGCAAGCCTTCGTACATGTATCCCGCGATATGACCGAGCGTAACCGGATTGAAGAGCTGCTCCGACGCTCAGAGAAATTAACGACAGTCGGCCAGCTGGCCGCAGGGGTAGCCCATGAGATCCGTAACCCGCTTACTACGCTCCGCGGATTTTTACAGCTTCAGAAGGAGAAGGGAGTTCTAATCCCCCTCCATATTGATCTGATGCTGTCTGAGCTTGACCGGATTAATCTGATTGTGAGCGAGTTTCTGATCCTGGCCAAGCCGCAGGCCGTTCACTTTCAGGAGAAGGATGTCCGTTATATTCTAAATGATGTCATCTCCCTGCTGGACAGCCAGGCACATCTTTTCGGTATTGAATTTGAGTGCCGGCTGTCTGAACTTCCGGCAAAGGTGCATTGTGAGGAGAATCAGCTCAAGCAAGTCTTTATCAATATTGTCAAAAATGCAATTGAGGCCATGCCCGGAGGCGGCACAATCTCCGTTTCGCAGCGGATTGAAGCAAAATCTGTTATCATTGTAATCTCGGATGAGGGCGAGGGTATTCCGGAGGAGATGCTGCCCAAGCTGGGAGAACCCTTCTTTACAAACAAGGAGACGGGCACCGGGCTTGGACTGATGGTCAGCCAGCGGATTATACAGGCCCATAAAGGCAGCATGGAGATCCGGAGTGAATACGGCTGCGGAGCTGAGATTACCATTGTGCTGCCTGTTATGTAG